The following are encoded together in the Babesia microti strain RI chromosome II, complete genome genome:
- a CDS encoding nuclear protein localization protein 4 homolog (overlaps_old_locusTagID:BBM_II02770;~overlaps_old_locusTagID:BBM_II02775;~overlaps_old_locusTagID:BBM_II02780) yields MSIVVRIFCPTGIIRVTLPTDSMLSDLMSEIAERTGVPIEKQCLSIAPSDTSIDPNVNVKLDKIGIVHGTILNLNSDYPVEFQDTSKEIPEFMQDVKFKSFDSFLSERGYNVSDLPLKNEYLPVKIEVGKMNKIPQSIALKRQPYRHVDHLEIMNTEEIRNFVNFWMHDCEMLTQRCGWMYGYYIEDVHYPMGIRAVCEAIYEPIQTGDIESVRIEPDNFLSVVDTIAERLGLERIGFIFSHLPRDNFFLTAQEIYDIAKIQNSRIDTGHYTGYNASHHVTCTISPDVNNNGECSLNAFMVSDMGMALVRDGLIDPKQDDNLKIHLVNPNEYVIFPGVLEEGTETTSFDTSWVLVRVNESAPITPNSFFKNSLFQRENRGKAPNIQAYFMKANGANDNPKDGFDSHVLYSDFHLLLHIAKNVDIDTALAICDSLMKEEPVDNLIRQILTA; encoded by the exons ATGTCAATCGTTGTTCGTATATTTTGTCCTACCGGAATCATTAGGGTTACCTTACCTACTGATTCCATGCTTAGTGATTTAATGTCTGAGATTGCGGAGCGTACCGGTGTGCCTATAGAGAAACAATGTCTGTCCATAGCCCCCTCCGACACATCT ATTGATCCCAATGTAAATGTCaaattagataaaattggcATTGTTCACGGGACAAttctaaatttaaattcgGATTATCCTGTTGAATTTCAGGATACATCAAAAG AAATTCCGGAATTTATGCAAgatgtaaaatttaaatcattCGACTCATTTCTTTCAGAAAGGGGATACAACGTTTCGGATTTGCCCcttaaaaatgaatatttgcCTGTGAAAATTGAAGTCGGGAAGATGAACAAG ATACCTCAATCAATTGCGTTAAAACGCCAGCCATATAGACATGTAGACCATTTGGAGATTATGAATACGGAGGAAATACGCAactttgtaaatttttggatGCATGATTGTGAAATGCTGACGCAAAGATGTGGATGGATGTATGGCTACTACATTGAAGATGTTCACTATCCCATGGGAATCCGCGCTGTCTGTGAAGCTATTTATGAACCAATACAAACTGGGGACATTGAGTCGGTTCGAATTGAACctgataattttttaagtGTCGTTGACACTATCGCAGAAAGACTTGGACTTGAGAGAATTGGATTCATATTTTCCCATTTGCCCAGGGACAACTTTTTCTTGACTGCCCAggaaatatatgatattgcTAAGATTCAAAATAGCAGGATTGATACGGGACATTATACTGGTTACAATGCATCCCATCACGTTACTTGTACAATATCGCCCgatgtaaataataatggaGAATGTTCCCTAAATGCTTTCATGGTTTCTGATATG GGAATGGCACTTGTGAGAGACGGCTTAATCGACCCTAAACAAGACGATAACCTTAAGATTCATTTGGTAAATCCTAATGAATATGTGATCTTTCCGGGTGTACTTGAAGAGGGAACGGAGACCACTAGCTTTGACACTAGTTGGGTTTTGGTTAGAGTCAATGAATCGGCGCCCATAACg CCTAATTCATTTTTCAAAAACTCGTTATTTCAAAGGGAAAATAGAGGGAAAGCGCCAAATATACAG GCGTATTTTATGAAAGCCAATGGGGCGAATGATAACCCGAAAGATGGGTTTGATTCTCATGTTTTATATAGCGATTTTCATCTACTATTACATATCGCAAAAAATGTAGATATTGACACGGCACTTGCGATTTGTGATTCTTTAATGAAAGAGGAGCCAGTTGATAATCTTATAAGACAAATATTAACTGCATGA
- a CDS encoding ROM3 (overlaps_old_locusTagID:BBM_II02775;~overlaps_old_locusTagID:BBM_II02780): protein MDEPKEVENADTGEFPVTFKEKLVHFDNVTNVKREKFEVKVQKKKFDRLKSSVEPLKRKLTNITRPIIVVPRTANPIYGKLSFTIASSSMIIISFIFELVYNHNSFNGRCISPIVHPSLISGDVITKKHLPYIVNIGYGACEVNLNDSAHNRAFIGSGTVDDGWPMVNLKKYDGSKSSGRFDSPNARIFETLGGLNSNKIRNYKEYYRLVWSMFLHGSVIHMVFNLCCQIQSLWMIEPDWGFFRTAGLYFVSGIFGNLLSAILDPCGTTVGSSGAMYGLMGALIPYCIEYWKMIARPKFILSFVISFVLFGLLTGLSGYTDNYTHLGGFIAGVLWGFGTIDLRDKNKKVKKQCIDDIGKENNFKERVIKRFVKYKEFWKGSRNEWILRAVCMSLLLIITTILFIIMVNGKIFENFDPPGQLKFGGWQNCYCCKIKKQNASGIDKKYVINSDGMSWCFHNLSVANYFCNLNK from the exons ATGGATGAGCCTAAAGAAGTAGAAAATGCCGATACTGGTGAATTCCCGGTCACATTCAAGGAAAAGCTCGTACATTTCGACAACGTGACGAATGTAAAACGAGAAAAATTTGAGGTTAAGGTGcaaaaaaaaaaatttgatagaCTAAAAAGTAGTGTTGAACCGTTAAAGCGAAAGCTAACTAATATTACTCGACCAATTATAGTAGTGCCTAGAACAGCAAATCCTATATATGGAAAACTCAGCTTTACAATTGCGTCATCTTctatgataataatatcgTTTATATTTGA ATTAGTCTATAATcacaattcatttaatgGAAGATGTATATCGCCAATTGTACACCCTTCTCTAATAAGTGGAGATGTTATTACCAAAAAGCATCTTCcttatattgtaaatataggATACGGGGCTTGTGAAGTAAATTTAAACGATTCTGCTCATAACAGAGCTTTTATTGGCAGTGGTACTGTCGATGATGGATGGCCAATGGTGAATTTAAAGAAATATGATGGATCGAAATCCAGCGGTAGGTTTGATTCTCCGAACGCAAGAATTTTTGAAACACTCGGGGGATTgaattccaataaaatcAGAAATTACAAAGAGTATTATAGATTAGTTTGGTCAATGTTTCTCCATGGAAGTGTAATTCATATGGTATTTAATCTCTGCTGTCAAATACAATCTCTATGGATGATTGAACCA gacTGGGGGTTTTTTAGAACGGCAGGATTATATTTTGTCAGCGgaatatttggaaatttattatctgCAATTTTAGACCCTTGCGGTACAACTGTTGGATCATCTGGAGCAATGTACGGATTGATGGGAGCTCTAATTCCATATTGcattg aatattggaaaatgattgCGCGTCCAAAGTTTATATTGTCCTTTGTGATATCGTTTGTG TTATTTGGATTGTTGACTGGGTTGTCTGGTTATACGGATAATTATACGCATCTg GGTGGATTTATTGCGGGCGTTCTTTGGGGATTCGGAACAATCGATTTGAGGGATAAAAATAAGAAAGTGAAAAAACAATgtattgatgatattggTAAAG aaaataatttcaagGAACGTGTAATTAAGAGATTTGTAAAGTATAAAGAATTCTGGAAGGGATCTAGAAATGAATGGATTTTAAGAGCAGTGTGCATGAGCCTATTA ttaataattacaactatattatttattattatggttaatggaaaaatatttgaaaattttgaccCACCAGGgcaattaaaatttggaGGATGGCAAAACTGTTattgttgtaaaattaaaaaacagAATGCCAGTGGAATTGACAAAAAGTATGTAATCAACAGTGACGGGATGTCGTGGTGCTTCCACAACCTCTCTGTGGCTAACTACTTTTGTAACCTTAACAAATAA
- a CDS encoding ROM4 (overlaps_old_locusTagID:BBM_II02780) has protein sequence MNVNKKVDVELVNIINGNDCNSKNDGYDSNEDNWFKGKVERRSPLTPFQLFSLITGETTKSKINRDPKLKNNPIYGKLSFTIASSSMIIISFIFELVYNHNSFNGRCISPIVHPSLISGDVITKKHLPYIVNIGYGACEVNLNDSAHNRAFIGSGTVDDGWPMVNLKKYDGSKSSGRFDSPNARIFETLGGLNSNKIRNYKEYYRLVWSMFLHGSVIHMVFNLCCQIQSLWMIEPDWGFFRTAGLYFVSGIFGNLLSAILDPCGTTVGSSGAMYGLMGALIPYCIEYWKTIPRPFSILIFNCIFIIIGLISGLAGYTDNYAHLGGCIAGILWGFGTIRSVSSFDRCIIVERVLLSPILRWMLTERYKASLRLIVANKYDMGNRRRLAYETQKGIEKGVTKRTLKRIKQRFSAPGSPPCRMRCRETIVRVVSMVTLISIILILSILLLSPEVYETFSPPGQFKLSGWHTCHCGIFITGDNPVLSKYKGMFWCWRDKNIAEKYIKLNG, from the exons ATGAACGTGAATAAGAAGGTAGATGTTGAATTggttaatataataaatggCAACGATTGTAATAGTAAAAATGATGGATATGATAGTAATGAAGATAATTGGTTTAAGGGGAAAGTCGAAAGGAGATCACCCTTGACTCCTTTCCAACTATTTTCATTGATAACGGGGGAAACTACTAAGTCTAAAATTAACAGAGAtccaaaattaaaaaacaaTCCTATATATGGAAAACTCAGCTTTACAATTGCGTCATCTTctatgataataatatcgTTTATATTTGA ATTAGTCTATAATcacaattcatttaatgGAAGATGTATATCGCCAATTGTACACCCTTCTCTAATAAGTGGAGATGTTATTACCAAAAAGCATCTTCcttatattgtaaatataggATACGGGGCTTGTGAAGTAAATTTAAACGATTCTGCTCATAACAGAGCTTTTATTGGCAGTGGTACTGTCGATGATGGATGGCCAATGGTGAATTTAAAGAAATATGATGGATCGAAATCCAGCGGTAGGTTTGATTCTCCGAACGCAAGAATTTTTGAAACACTCGGGGGATTgaattccaataaaatcAGAAATTACAAAGAGTATTATAGATTAGTTTGGTCAATGTTTCTCCATGGAAGTGTAATTCATATGGTATTTAATCTCTGCTGTCAAATACAATCTCTATGGATGATTGAACCA gacTGGGGGTTTTTTAGAACGGCAGGATTATATTTTGTCAGCGgaatatttggaaatttattatctgCAATTTTAGACCCTTGCGGTACAACTGTTGGATCATCTGGAGCAATGTACGGATTGATGGGAGCTCTAATTCCATATTGcattg AATATTGGAAAACAATACCTAGACctttttcaatattaatattcaattgtatatttata atcATTGGACTAATTTCCGGATTGGCTGGTTATACTGATAATTATGCTCATTTA GGGGGGTGTATTGCTGGGATCCTTTGGGGATTTGGAACTATACGCAGTGTTTCATCATTTGACAGGTGTATAATTGTAGAAAGGGTTTTATTATCACCTATACTAAGGTGGATGCTAACAGAGCGTTACAAAGCATCGCTACGGTTAATTGTTGCGAATAAAT atGATATGGGAAATAGGAGGCGCCTTGCTTATGAGACACAAAAAGGGATTGAAAAGGGAGTTACTAAGAGAACATTGAAAAGGATTAAACAAAGATTTAGTGCTCCAGGAAGTCCCCCTTGCAGAATGAGATGTAGAGAAACTATAGTGCGTGTAGTTAGTATGGTGACACTG ATATCAATTATACTCATTCTTTCTATTTTATTACTTTCACCTGAGGTTTACGAGACATTTTCACCGCCTGGACAATTCAAACTTTCGGGTTGGCATACGTGTCATTgtggaatttttataacGGGAGATAATCCGGTCTTATCTAAGTATAAGGGGATGTTTTGGTGCTGGAgagataaaaatattgctgaaaaatatattaaactAAATGGATGA
- a CDS encoding conserved Plasmodium protein, unknown function (overlaps_old_locusTagID:BBM_II02785) — translation MSSIFLGTARVRQLAFSKPIRLLCGVLNITFHSENTLLREFHRNFVPRLLKNNDFTFNSNIIKEGQESIRLSYGSKDHFINLNFYQFPHQILQRILDIDNYERERNDSQTAN, via the exons ATGTCTAGTATATTCTTAGGTACAGCTCGCGTGCGGCAGCTGGCCTTCTCTAAGCCTATCCGCCTTCTCTGTGGCGTcctaaatataacatttcaCTCCGAAAATACGTTACTAAG GGAATTCCATAGGAATTTCGTTCCAAGACTCCTTAAGAATAATGATTTCACATTCAATTCGAATATTATAAAGGAAGGACAGGAATCTATACGACTATCATATG GTTCAAAGGAtcattttatcaatttaaacttTTACCAATTTCCAcatcaaattttacaaagGATTCTTGACATAGATAATTATGAAAGAGAAAGAAATGACTCACAAACAGCTAATTAA
- a CDS encoding large subunit ribosomal protein L4e (overlaps_old_locusTagID:BBM_II02790) has product MIRPVVSVFGVGEDKRVGSVVMPKTFSSPLRLDLVKYIYTCMSKNKRQPYAISNLSGYQTSAVSWGTGRAVSRVPRVHGGGTHRAGQAANANFCRGGGMYAPTKVWRRWHRKINLKEKRLAVAASVASTAIVPLVLARGHRIEQVLELPLVLDDAIEQMEKTKDAKKALEAIGLSPELERVVKAATKTKAGRGKTRGRGKRNPIGPLIILSNKHCPARKAFRNLPGVEITTVDRLNLLKLAPGGTFGRLCVWSKSAFTQLDSSLKMIVSNKIGDSSASILKNVDVETIINSTPVQSVLLPPKKGTPKTTVKKPTSIKVIKFVRSKLAKTDTKHAKISKSVLSERKNNKARSKKYIKNIYDALECKRKELDDIALKEKQEHLEILQKQQEIAE; this is encoded by the coding sequence ATGATCCGACCTGTGGTATCAGTATTTGGTGTTGGTGAGGATAAGCGTGTGGGATCCGTTGTCATGCCCAAGACATTCAGCTCTCCTCTTCGGTTAGATTTAGTGAAGTACATCTATACTTGCATGTCCAAGAACAAGCGGCAGCCATATGCTATTTCAAATCTATCAGGATATCAAACATCAGCCGTTTCCTGGGGTACCGGCAGAGCCGTATCTCGTGTACCTAGAGTTCATGGTGGGGGCACACACCGAGCTGGACAAGCTGCtaatgcaaatttttgtcgAGGAGGTGGTATGTATGCCCCAACCAAAGTCTGGAGGAGGTGGCACAGAAAGATCAACCTGAAGGAGAAGAGGTTAGCTGTAGCGGCCTCTGTAGCTTCCACTGCCATTGTACCTTTGGTCTTGGCTAGGGGACATAGGATTGAACAGGTGTTAGAGTTACCTTTGGTTCTGGATGATGCAATAGAGCAAATGGAAAAAACTAAAGATGCCAAGAAAGCGTTGGAAGCCATTGGCCTGAGCCCGGAATTAGAGCGGGTAGTCAAGGCTGCAACTAAGACTAAAGCTGGGAGGGGGAAGACTAGGGGGAGAGGGAAGAGAAATCCAATTGGACCGCTAATCATTTTGAGTAACAAACATTGTCCTGCAAGAAAAGCCTTTAGGAATTTACCTGGCGTTGAGATTACTACTGTAGATAGACTGAATCTACTCAAATTGGCCCCCGGTGGTACTTTTGGTCGATTGTGTGTCTGGAGTAAATCGGCGTTTACCCAACTAGACTCAAGTCTTAAGATGATTGTGTCTAATAAGATTGGAGATAGCAGTGCTTCcattttgaaaaatgtaGATGTTGAGActattataaattcaacTCCTGTGCAATCAGTGTTATTGCCTCCAAAGAAGGGAACGCCAAAGACAACGGTCAAAAAACCAACCAGCATAAAAGTAATCAAGTTTGTGAGGTCAAAACTTGCCAAGACAGATACTAAACATGCTAAAATATCTAAGTCTGTGCTATCTGAGAGGAAGAATAACAAGGCTCGTTCTAAGAAATATATAAAGAATATTTATGATGCCCTCGAGTGTAAGCGCAAGGAGCTAGATGATATTGCACTGAAGGAGAAGCAGGAACATTTGGAAATTCTTCAGAAACAGCAAGAAATTGCCGAATAA
- a CDS encoding hypothetical protein (overlaps_old_locusTagID:BBM_II02795) — MGCGPSNIAGRSTYTVGSTCYLDNINYVTSQLLQLLLV, encoded by the coding sequence ATGGGGTGCGGCCCAAGTAATATTGCTGGTAGGTCTACGTATACTGTCGGGTCCACTTGTTACTTAGACAATATAAACTACGTGACCTCTCAACTTctacaattgttattagtATAA
- a CDS encoding MORN repeat (overlaps_old_locusTagID:BBM_II02800), whose translation MGNNKSVHGHKLTQVQEEEYFGHYGSHVIHAKRSGRTNLTRSTSKNSLNSLVYRSAHPSTSKYNSPASNGAKPVISSPSDLEIDSFMEYEDQFEYLNDYINTHPDILTLGKQDSMDNCTLVINQSKGSNNESDKFFKDKTDISTNSSISSLGYGQPSAKKCLIEDSYDGVTKNDGCRLIYSTIHIPDGSTHQGHWLNGLQHGLGSEKWADGATYHGEYLHGKKHGFGQFYWPNGNSYVGRFVDGQINGIGTFIWNQGKRYTGEWKDNQMHGHGEYVWPDGRIYRGEFINGKRHGVGLFEWGDGRKYQGGFKNGTQHGMGIYFNTKGIVQHGIWNNGKNTKWLDPHNTTTIDKSDIRTKGDNDKINLPINIHNPPDSIKGKDPCLNDGKHEADEDYERVFK comes from the exons atGGGAAACAACAAATCCGTGCATGGACATAAACTTACTCAGGTCCAGGAGGAGGAATATTTTGGGCACTATGGAAGCCATGTCATCCACGCCAAAAGATCTGGGAGAACTAATTTGACCAGATCTACGTCTAAAAATTCGCTAAATTCGCTTGTGTATAGAAGTGCCCATCCATCCACATCCAAATACAATTCCCCTGCCAGTAATGGCGCGAAACCCGTAATTAGTTCTCCGTCTGATTTGGAAATTGACAGTTTTATGGAATATGAGGATCAGTTTGAATATCTAAATGATTACATCAATACACATCCTGACATACTGACCCTTGGCAAACAAGATTCGATGgataattgtacattagTCATTAATCAGTCAAAAGGCTCCAATAATgaaagtgataaattttttaaagatAAAACGGACATTTCTACCAATTCCTCAATTTCAAGTCTGGGTTATGGGCAGCCTTCAGccaaaaaatgtttaatagAGGATTCATATGATGGAGTAACTAAAAATGATGGATGCCGATTAATTTATAGCACAATCCACATCCCAGATGGATCAACTCATCAAG GCCATTGGTTAAATGGTTTACAGCATGGCTTGGGCTCTGAAAAGTGGGCTGACGGTGCTACCTACCATGGGGAATATTTGCATGGTAAGAAACACGGCTTCGGACAATTCTACTGGCCCAATGGCAACTCTTATGTTGGCAGATTTGTCGATGGTCAGATAAATGGTATAGGCACTTTCATTTGGAATCAGGGGAAGAGGTATACAG GAGAATGGAAAGACAACCAAATGCATGGACATGGCGAATATGTTTGGCCAGATGGGAGAATTTATCGCGGTGAATTTATAAACGGCAAGAGGCATGGAGTTGGACTTTTTGAATGGGGGGACGGACGAAAATATCAGGGAGGGTTTAAAAACGGAACTCAACATGGCATGGGGATATACTTTAATACCAAAGGCATTGTACAACATGGGATTTGGAACAATGGTAAAAACACAAAATGGCTCGACCCACACAACACTACCACTATAGATAAATCTGATATTAGAACTAAGggtgataatgataaaattaatttaccaattaaCATTCACAACCCCCCAGATTCTATTAAAGGGAAGGATCCATGCCTTAATGATGGAAAGCATGAAGCAGATGAAGATTATGAAAGAGTCTTTAAATGA
- a CDS encoding hypothetical protein (overlaps_old_locusTagID:BBM_II02805) — MDVLKHLTTLLNSNNPEDRRNADHELVRWQKSPQAWTEAHTILTSQYPPEVHLIASQTLRAKIFYDFYQIPQSSGPILCLSLLSMLIDLESLGNKPASSTICQSLSALALQGANWWPNPARTYISSPNVEQTKNISVECILSLLTSLADRQVTKNVVTSNTSRSKLRQNLEAEYEHVENYLLHIRQTYPNLRPKVIICWKIWRSYHNDTNSANNVTLNPILDDCLTLITQDSEQEILDASVDSIIKTLRDNYKCKIKSQRSSKYDNDDLDYSSDEDVVDSNITEVKIKEAQDLHSKILNMLPVIQSVMDNNLKNGDIELMDSRAHLILFLLHLDPRPINLVSSSIALMRGPISDNLWDIANFKDFYGYIPSSVGISTVGPILRLIDNDGFPKELVPDLCKIIARCKSAVFEEAIDDFEFAEYQDSLGDIINMCCSVFSSDYTASCLAQSFSEYPIGTMLSMAIVVNATSPKPCQHALGLINNLPQFPSSPPTNYKEGLARSAALILLSSCICSESSPDTYQMCKKAVLDEFKIAFAGLKDERSNPICQKVVTHAIGILNGLAWKYRPKFFVQNEAEILNDSITMLSRAIPYLDESNECILLESMALFIKHGCMLNDCTYSLVPVDTFHNTLNIVLYPSCISRMTLKNFSKSFFQRGSDNGCAFFRLLQSISIKPEYNKSLVDYIATMIIPLVFDAWKHIHGDISTCESAGRLLKHAIRACGKYFAPFLGEFCQALMMILIDPNFALQSTHLYTLDWLERLSHKYVEWDSSLVKTLIENIANKAIYLLIAADEKSEYTTYLSEDLFGLLTTFFYHEPHDGSIEAKTIEIACNRLAHCSPYQESRCLAKFLQTHVKTPVHQNAAIDAAFAAMARGSCYGATSSIAELIYYMIKQNDNCKNIINESMNQLPQAVVQDPTQRQELLDGFFGNLDKVSRTVVLVDNLCHDLTKRKV; from the exons ATGGATGTTTTGAAACATCTAACAACATTACTAAATTCGAACAATCCGGAGGATCGCAGAAACGC AGATCATGAGCTTGTTCGGTGGCAGAAATCTCCACAAGCATGGACCGAAGCacatacaattttaacttCTCAATATCCGCCCGAG GTTCATTTAATTGCCTCTCAGACTTTGCGCGCTAAGATTTTCTATGATTTTTACCAAATACCACAATCATCCGGGCCTATCCTATGTCTATCACTACTTTCAATGCTAATAGATCTAGAATCGTTGGGAAACAAGCCTGCGAGTTCAACAATATGCCAATCTTTGTCTGCTTTAGCGTTACAGGGTGCCAATTGGTGGCCCAATCCGGCACGGACATACATATCTTCTCCTAATGTGGAACAAACCAAGAACATTTCGGTGGAATGCATTCTCTCTTTATTGACTTCGTTGGCAGATAGACAGGTCACTAAGAATGTAGTAACTTCAAACACTTCTAGATCTAAGTTGAGGCAGAACTTGGAAGCAGAGTATGAACATGTCGAGAATTATTTGTTGCATATAAGACAAACCTACCCTAACCTTAGGCCCAAggtgataatttgttggaaAATTTGGAGATCTTATCATAATGATACTAATTCGGCAAACAATGTGACTTTGAATCCTATTTTGGATGATTGCTTAACATTAATTACGCAGGATTCGGAACAGGAAATATTGGATGCATCAGTCGATTCCATAATTAAGACCTTGAGAgacaattataaatgtaaaataaaatCGCAGAGATCTTCTAAATACGACAATGATGATCTGGATTACAGTAGCGATGAAGATGTGGTGGATAGTAACATCACTGAAGTCAAAATCAAAGAAGCTCAGGATTTGCACTCCAAAATCTTAAATATGCTCCCAGTAATACAAAGTGTGATGGATAATAATCTGAAAAATGGTGACATTGAGCTGATGGATTCACGTGCACACCTAATATTATTCCTCCTACACCTTGACCCTAGGCCAATTAATCTAGTCTCTTCCTCCATTGCATTAATGCGGGGCCCTATTTCAGATAATTTATGGgatattgcaaattttaaaGACTTCTATGGCTATATACCCTCCTCAGTTGGCATTTCAACTGTGGGACCGATACTAAGGTTGATTGATAATGATGGATTCCCCAAGGAACTTGTCCCAGATTTATGCAAGATAATTGCTAGATGTAAATCAGCGGTATTTGAAGAAGCTATTGACGATTTCGAGTTTGCTGAATATCAAGATTCTCTTGGggatataattaacatgTGTTGCAGTGTCTTTTCTAGCGATTACACTGCTTCGTGCCTAGCACAATCATTTAGCGAATATCCCATAGGTACCATGTTGTCCATGGCAATAGTAGTAAATGCCACATCGCCAAAGCCCTGTCAACATGCATTGGGGCTCATAAACAATTTGCCCCAGTTCCCATCATCACCTCCTACTAATTACAAGGAGGGATTAGCTCGTAGCGCGGCACTAATTCTGCTATCCTCGTGCATCTGCAGCGAATCATCGCCCGATACTTATCAAATGTGCAAGAAGGCTGTGTTAGATGAGTTTAAGATTGCATTTGCTGGGCTGAAAGATGAGAGATCAAATCCCATTTGCCAAAAGGTAGTGACACATGCCATAGGGATTCTTAATGGGTTGGCTTGGAAGTATAGACCCAAGTTTTTCGTTCAAAATGAAGCGGAAATTCTGAACGATTCGATTACTATGTTGTCAAGGGCAATACCATATCTAGATGAATCTAATGAGTGCATATTACTTGAATCTATGGCCCTTTTTATAAAGCACGGTTGCATGTTAAATGATTGTACCTACTCACTGGTCCCTGTAGATACATTTCACAACACACTGAACATTGTGCTGTACCCTTCGTGTATTTCCAGGATGACATTAAAGAACTTTTCAAAGTCATTCTTCCAGCGAGGCTCCGATAATGGCTGTGCTTTCTTCAGATTATTGCAGTCCATATCAATTAAACCAGAGTACAACAAATCGTTGGTAGATTACATCGCTACGATGATTATACCACTAGTGTTTGACGCGTGGAAGCATATACATGGGGATATCTCAACTTGTGAATCGGCTGGAAGGCTGCTTAAACACGCGATTAGGGCATGTGGGAAATATTTTGCACCGTTCTTGGGTGAATTCTGCCAGGCATTGATGATGATTCTGATAGACCCGAATTTTGCTCTACAGAGCACCCATCTATATACGTTAGATTGGCTGGAACGACTGTCACACAAGTACGTTGAGTGGGATTCGTCCTTAGTTAAAACTCTAATTGAAAACATCGCGAATAAAGCAATATATCTGTTAATAGCTGCGGATGAAAAGAGTGAATATACCACATATCTATCCGAAGACCTATTTGGACTCTTAACTACCTTCTTCTACCATGAGCCACACGATGGTAGCATCGAGGCCAAGACAATAGAAATTGCTTGTAATCGTCTGGCCCACTGCTCCCCCTACCAAGAATCTAGGTGTTTGGCAAAGTTTCTACAAACACATGTTAAAACGCCAGTTCACCAAAATGCGGCAATTGATGCAGCCTTTGCCGCTATGGCAAGAGGATCTTGCTACGGTGCCACTTCCAGTATTGCTGAGCTAATATACTACATGATCAAACAGAATGATAATTGCaagaatataataaacGAATCGATGAACCAGCTGCCTCAAGCTGTAGTGCAAGATCCAACACAGAGACAAGAGTTATTGGACGGATTTTTTGGTAATTTGGATAAGGTTTCCAGAACAGTAGTACTAGTGGATAATTT gtgCCACGACCTAACGAAGAGAAAAGTGTAA